The genome window GGACGGCAAGCTGACGATTACGGCCTCTGATCTGGAAACCAGCATGATGACGGAGCTACCCGTGGAAGCCCGGGAAAGCGGCCGCATTGCAGCACCCGCCCGCATTCTGCTGGACACGCTCAAAAACCTGCCCGACCAGCCCGTAACCTTCACCCTGGACGAGGAAACCTACACCATCGAAATTGCCAGCTCAAACGGCCGCTACAAGCTGGCCGGCGAAAATGCCACCGATTTCCCCCGCGTACCGGTTGTGAAGGGTTCGGCGCCGGTAGAGATGCCGTCCACGTCGTTGTCGCGGGCTATCAACAAGACCATCTTCGCCGTTAGCACCGACGAGCTGCGCCCCGCGATGACCGGCATTCTGGTGCAGCTGGCCGATAACCAGGTGACTTTCGTGGCTACCGACGGCCACCGCCTGCTGCGCTACCGCCGCTCCGACGTGGGCGCGGGCCAGACTGCCAACATCATCATTCCGCGGAAGGCCTTTAACTTGCTGAAAGGCGCTCTACCTTCCGAGGCAACTACCGTGCGCGTGGAGTTCAACAATTCCAATGCTTTCTTCAGCTTCAACCAGATGCGCCTGGTGTGCCGCCTGATTGATGAGCGCTACCCTGATTACGAAAATGTAATTCCGGTAAGCAATCCTAACAAGCTCATCATCAGCCGTCAGGAAATCCTGAACTCGGTAAAGCGCATCAGCATTTACTCCAACAAAACCACCCACCAGGTGCGCCTGCGTTTGGCTGGCTCGGAGCTAACGGTGTCGGCTGAAGACCTGGACTTCTCCAACGAAGCCAA of Hymenobacter sublimis contains these proteins:
- the dnaN gene encoding DNA polymerase III subunit beta, whose product is MKFIVSSSALLKQLQSINGVVTNNPVVPILENFLFEIEDGKLTITASDLETSMMTELPVEARESGRIAAPARILLDTLKNLPDQPVTFTLDEETYTIEIASSNGRYKLAGENATDFPRVPVVKGSAPVEMPSTSLSRAINKTIFAVSTDELRPAMTGILVQLADNQVTFVATDGHRLLRYRRSDVGAGQTANIIIPRKAFNLLKGALPSEATTVRVEFNNSNAFFSFNQMRLVCRLIDERYPDYENVIPVSNPNKLIISRQEILNSVKRISIYSNKTTHQVRLRLAGSELTVSAEDLDFSNEANEKLACQYDGEDMEIGFNAKFLTEMLSNIDSEEITLELSTPNRAGLLMPTTPDDNESILMLVMPVMLNNYV